One Streptomyces sp. P9-A2 DNA window includes the following coding sequences:
- a CDS encoding GH1 family beta-glucosidase, which produces MVTSAQQTASSPDAALTFPKGFLWGSATASYQIEGAAAEDGRTPSIWDTYARTPGRVRNGDTGDTATDHYHRWREDVALMAELGLGAYRFSLAWPRIQPTGRGPAVQKGLDFYRRLVDDLLDKGIQPVATLYHWDLPQELEDAGGWPERATAERFAEYAALAADALGDRVKTWTTLNEPWCSAFLGYGSGVHAPGRTDPVAALRAAHHLNLGHGLAVQALRDRLPADARCSVTLNIHQVRPLTPDDADTDAVRRIDALANRVFTGPMLQGAYPEDLLKDTAELTDWSFVRDGDLKQIHQPLDFLGVNYYTPTVVSATDGSGAHTSDGHGKSAHSPWPGADKVAFHQPPGETTAMGWAVDPTGLYDLLRRLAADFPRLPLYITENGAAFDDYADPSGQVNDPARIAYVRGHLAAVHRAIVDGADVRGYFLWSLLDNFEWAHGYSKRFGAVYVDYPTGTRIPKASARWYAEVVRSGVLPGA; this is translated from the coding sequence GTGGTCACCTCAGCACAGCAGACCGCGTCCTCCCCGGACGCTGCCCTCACCTTCCCCAAGGGTTTCCTCTGGGGTTCCGCGACCGCCTCCTACCAGATCGAGGGGGCCGCCGCCGAGGACGGCCGCACACCGTCCATCTGGGACACCTACGCACGCACCCCCGGCCGGGTCCGCAACGGCGACACCGGTGACACCGCCACCGACCACTACCACCGCTGGCGCGAGGACGTCGCCCTCATGGCCGAACTCGGCCTGGGCGCCTACCGCTTCTCCCTCGCCTGGCCCCGGATCCAGCCCACCGGCCGCGGCCCCGCGGTCCAGAAGGGCCTTGACTTCTACCGGCGCCTCGTCGACGACCTGCTGGACAAGGGCATCCAGCCCGTCGCCACCCTCTACCACTGGGACCTGCCGCAGGAACTGGAGGACGCCGGAGGCTGGCCCGAGCGCGCCACGGCCGAGCGGTTCGCCGAGTACGCGGCCCTCGCCGCGGACGCCCTGGGCGACCGGGTGAAGACCTGGACCACTCTGAACGAGCCCTGGTGCAGTGCCTTCCTCGGCTACGGCTCCGGCGTGCACGCCCCCGGCCGCACCGACCCGGTCGCCGCCCTGCGCGCCGCCCACCACCTCAACCTGGGCCACGGCCTGGCCGTCCAGGCACTGCGCGACCGCCTCCCCGCCGACGCCCGGTGCTCGGTCACCCTCAACATCCACCAGGTCCGCCCGCTCACCCCCGACGACGCCGACACCGACGCGGTCCGCCGCATCGACGCCCTCGCCAACCGGGTCTTCACCGGCCCGATGCTCCAGGGCGCCTACCCGGAGGACCTGCTCAAGGACACCGCGGAACTGACCGACTGGTCCTTCGTGCGCGACGGCGACCTGAAGCAGATCCACCAGCCGCTGGACTTCCTCGGCGTGAACTACTACACCCCCACCGTCGTCTCCGCGACCGACGGCAGCGGCGCCCACACCTCCGACGGCCACGGAAAGAGCGCCCACAGCCCCTGGCCGGGCGCCGACAAGGTCGCCTTCCACCAGCCGCCCGGCGAGACCACCGCCATGGGCTGGGCCGTCGACCCCACCGGCCTGTACGACCTGCTGCGCCGCCTGGCCGCCGACTTCCCGCGGCTGCCGCTGTACATCACCGAGAACGGCGCGGCGTTCGACGACTACGCCGACCCCTCCGGCCAGGTCAACGACCCCGCGCGGATCGCCTACGTGCGCGGCCACCTGGCCGCCGTCCACCGGGCCATCGTGGACGGCGCGGACGTACGCGGTTACTTCCTCTGGTCCCTGCTGGACAACTTCGAGTGGGCCCACGGCTACAGCAAGCGCTTCGGCGCCGTCTACGTGGACTACCCCACCGGCACCCGCATCCCGAAGGCCAGCGCCCGCTGGTACGCCGAGGTGGTGCGCAGCGGCGTCCTGCCCGGAGCCTGA
- a CDS encoding ABC transporter substrate-binding protein, whose amino-acid sequence MGSPGSMRTRAAAAVAVAGAMTLVVGCSSSDDSATGGGKKDGKVVITMGMYGVMGIKETGLLEQYEKENPNVEIKEEIAGDEQTYYTALQTRLAAGKGLKDIQGIEIGRAKEITETQADKFADFSDVTGTDHFLPWKESQISTGDGKVLGLGTDIGPMAVCYRKDYFEQAGLPTDREEVAKLWEGDWDKYVEVGRTFKKGFKGDKVSYMDAASGLFNAMVYGYPEQYYDEAGELIYAKNPVVKEAWNLAADAADDGLTAKLRQFQPGWDPGLANGTFATAVCPAWMLSHISEKAGEANKGKWDVAKAPKGANWGGSFLGVVEQSPVKEEAKKLVAWLTAPEQQTHIFKEIGNIPSSGEALESDQVKNAKSEYFNDAPIGQIFGAAAQEIPDKQVLGRKDGTIKDTFSQGLVLIEQQGTPRDEAWKTTAERIEKAVG is encoded by the coding sequence ATGGGCAGTCCCGGTTCGATGCGTACGAGGGCGGCGGCCGCGGTCGCGGTCGCCGGCGCGATGACGCTCGTCGTCGGCTGCAGCAGCAGTGACGACTCGGCCACGGGTGGTGGCAAAAAGGACGGCAAGGTAGTCATCACCATGGGCATGTACGGGGTGATGGGCATCAAGGAGACAGGGCTTCTCGAGCAGTACGAGAAGGAGAACCCGAACGTCGAGATCAAGGAAGAGATCGCCGGCGACGAGCAGACCTACTACACCGCGCTGCAGACCAGGCTCGCCGCCGGCAAGGGCCTGAAGGACATCCAGGGCATCGAGATCGGCCGGGCCAAGGAGATTACCGAGACCCAGGCGGACAAGTTCGCGGACTTCTCCGACGTAACCGGCACCGACCACTTCCTGCCGTGGAAGGAGTCCCAGATCAGCACCGGGGACGGCAAGGTGCTGGGTCTGGGCACCGACATCGGCCCGATGGCCGTCTGTTACCGCAAGGACTACTTCGAGCAGGCCGGTCTGCCCACCGACCGCGAGGAGGTCGCCAAGCTCTGGGAAGGCGACTGGGACAAGTACGTCGAGGTCGGCCGCACCTTCAAGAAGGGCTTCAAGGGCGACAAGGTGTCCTACATGGACGCGGCCAGCGGTCTGTTCAACGCCATGGTCTACGGCTACCCCGAGCAGTACTACGACGAAGCGGGCGAGCTGATCTACGCCAAGAACCCGGTCGTCAAGGAGGCCTGGAACCTGGCCGCCGACGCCGCGGACGACGGCCTGACGGCCAAGCTCCGCCAGTTCCAGCCGGGCTGGGACCCGGGCCTGGCCAACGGCACGTTCGCCACCGCCGTGTGCCCCGCGTGGATGCTCAGCCACATCAGCGAGAAGGCCGGTGAGGCGAACAAGGGCAAGTGGGACGTCGCCAAGGCCCCCAAGGGTGCCAACTGGGGCGGGTCCTTCCTCGGCGTGGTCGAGCAGAGCCCGGTGAAGGAGGAGGCCAAGAAGCTCGTCGCCTGGCTGACCGCACCGGAGCAGCAGACCCACATCTTCAAGGAGATCGGCAACATCCCGTCCTCGGGAGAGGCGCTGGAGAGCGACCAGGTGAAGAACGCCAAGTCGGAGTACTTCAACGACGCCCCGATCGGCCAGATCTTCGGGGCCGCCGCCCAGGAGATCCCGGACAAGCAGGTCCTCGGCCGTAAGGACGGCACGATCAAGGACACCTTCTCCCAGGGCCTGGTTCTGATCGAGCAGCAGGGCACCCCGCGTGACGAGGCGTGGAAGACCACCGCGGAGCGCATCGAGAAGGCCGTCGGCTGA
- a CDS encoding carbohydrate ABC transporter permease, with protein MTTQSLPARTDTAARTSAEKPTGRGGRRLLRQRAGRQHHAGPLAYVLLAVMALLSIFPLYWTMVAASTDNTRVSQTPPPFLPGPNLFSNLARAWDEAAMGKAMMNSLIVAGVIALSTVLFATLAGFAFAKLRFKGRNALLMLVIGTMLVPPQLAVVPLFMMMAELGWSQQLPAVIFPTLVSAVGVFFMRQYLSEALPDELVEAGRVDGAHSLRIFWSIVLPVARPAMAVLFMITFVHAWNDFFWPFVVLDMTNPTVPVALTQLSAGYVRDQSLIMAGALLGTLPLLLMFIVFGRQIVSGIMAGAVKG; from the coding sequence ATGACCACTCAAAGTCTCCCGGCCCGGACGGACACCGCGGCCCGGACCTCCGCCGAGAAGCCGACCGGCCGCGGTGGCCGCCGGCTGCTGCGCCAGCGCGCCGGCCGCCAGCACCACGCGGGCCCGCTCGCCTACGTCCTGCTCGCCGTCATGGCGCTGCTGTCGATCTTCCCGCTGTACTGGACGATGGTGGCCGCCTCCACCGACAACACCCGGGTCAGCCAGACGCCGCCGCCGTTCCTGCCCGGCCCGAACCTGTTCAGCAACCTCGCCCGGGCCTGGGACGAGGCGGCGATGGGCAAGGCCATGATGAACAGCCTCATCGTGGCCGGGGTGATCGCCCTGTCCACGGTGCTGTTCGCGACCCTGGCCGGATTCGCCTTCGCCAAGCTGCGGTTCAAGGGACGCAACGCCCTGCTCATGCTGGTGATCGGCACCATGCTGGTGCCGCCGCAGCTCGCCGTCGTGCCGCTGTTCATGATGATGGCCGAGCTGGGCTGGTCGCAGCAGCTGCCCGCCGTCATCTTCCCCACCCTGGTGAGCGCGGTCGGCGTCTTCTTCATGCGGCAGTACCTGTCGGAGGCACTGCCGGACGAACTCGTCGAGGCCGGACGCGTGGACGGGGCGCACTCGCTGCGGATCTTCTGGAGCATCGTGCTGCCCGTCGCACGGCCCGCGATGGCGGTCCTGTTCATGATCACGTTCGTGCACGCGTGGAACGACTTCTTCTGGCCGTTCGTGGTGCTCGACATGACCAACCCGACGGTTCCCGTCGCCCTCACCCAGCTCAGCGCGGGCTATGTCCGCGACCAGTCGCTGATCATGGCGGGCGCGCTGCTCGGCACGCTGCCGCTGCTGCTGATGTTCATCGTCTTCGGCCGTCAGATCGTCAGCGGCATCATGGCCGGTGCCGTCAAGGGCTGA
- a CDS encoding carbohydrate ABC transporter permease, which translates to MATSTTKALAGEEPPGPPRKTGGEGTVRRRGRLLHRLDIKGAPYAFIAPFFVVFAAFSFYPLVYTSWISLHDVELATLDVMEWVAFDNYVDLWNDSRFWNALRNTITIGVISTVPQLMMALGMAHLLNYRMRASLFFRVASLVPYATSVAAAALVFTMIFERDFGMINWALGSVGIDPVNWEADKWPAQAAISTIVIWRWTGYNALLYLAAMQAIPADRYEAASLDGASRWQQFTHVTIPGIRSTIVFTIVLSTIGATQLFGEPLIFGQGPNGITGGADNQYQTLGLLLYEEGWKNYQMGRSATVAWAMFLLLVLAFAVQRLIKRLRSRTS; encoded by the coding sequence GTGGCCACCTCCACCACCAAGGCCCTGGCCGGCGAGGAGCCGCCAGGCCCGCCGCGGAAGACGGGCGGCGAGGGCACCGTCCGGCGGCGCGGCAGGCTGCTGCACCGGCTCGACATCAAGGGCGCCCCGTACGCCTTCATCGCGCCGTTCTTCGTCGTCTTCGCCGCGTTCAGCTTCTACCCCCTCGTCTACACCTCGTGGATCTCCCTGCACGACGTGGAACTGGCCACTCTCGACGTCATGGAGTGGGTGGCCTTCGACAACTACGTCGACCTCTGGAACGACTCACGGTTCTGGAACGCACTGCGGAACACCATCACCATCGGTGTCATCTCCACGGTGCCGCAGCTGATGATGGCGCTCGGCATGGCGCACCTGCTCAACTACCGGATGCGCGCCTCGCTGTTCTTCCGCGTCGCGTCACTGGTGCCCTACGCCACCTCGGTCGCCGCCGCCGCCCTCGTGTTCACCATGATCTTCGAACGCGACTTCGGCATGATCAACTGGGCGCTCGGCTCGGTCGGCATCGACCCGGTGAACTGGGAGGCGGACAAGTGGCCCGCCCAGGCGGCGATCTCCACCATCGTCATCTGGCGCTGGACCGGCTACAACGCGCTGCTCTACCTGGCCGCCATGCAGGCCATCCCCGCCGACCGGTACGAGGCGGCCTCCCTCGACGGCGCCTCCCGATGGCAGCAGTTCACCCACGTCACCATCCCCGGGATCCGCTCCACCATCGTCTTCACCATCGTGCTCTCCACGATCGGCGCCACCCAGCTGTTCGGCGAACCGCTGATCTTCGGCCAGGGACCCAACGGCATCACCGGCGGCGCGGACAACCAGTACCAGACGCTGGGACTCCTGCTGTACGAGGAGGGCTGGAAGAACTACCAGATGGGCCGCTCGGCGACCGTCGCCTGGGCGATGTTCCTGCTGCTCGTCCTCGCCTTCGCCGTGCAGCGCCTGATCAAGCGCCTGCGCTCCCGCACGTCCTGA
- a CDS encoding DUF6892 domain-containing protein translates to MARFKDFNFKLVVIEQLMYIDEKLTPRFSLAGLLKEKGLGGDPWTYAQEHGLAYKVVPEARAYFESLEIGDELLAGVEELCMDGGNQVYQECAPVWDGEDDLFDIASLDDLVLLPNLRRVLGSEFLGPDLVAVLESRGITAD, encoded by the coding sequence ATGGCCCGGTTCAAGGACTTCAACTTCAAGCTCGTCGTCATCGAGCAGCTCATGTACATCGACGAGAAACTGACCCCGCGGTTCAGTCTGGCCGGCCTTCTGAAGGAGAAGGGCCTCGGCGGCGACCCCTGGACGTACGCCCAGGAGCACGGCCTGGCGTACAAGGTGGTGCCCGAGGCACGCGCGTACTTCGAGTCGCTGGAGATCGGCGACGAACTCCTGGCCGGGGTCGAGGAACTGTGCATGGACGGCGGCAACCAGGTCTACCAGGAGTGCGCACCGGTCTGGGACGGTGAGGACGACCTGTTCGACATCGCCTCCCTCGACGACCTCGTTCTCCTCCCGAACCTCCGCCGCGTCCTGGGCTCGGAGTTCCTGGGCCCCGACCTGGTGGCCGTCCTCGAAAGCCGGGGCATCACGGCCGACTAG
- a CDS encoding LacI family DNA-binding transcriptional regulator has protein sequence MAGNRRPTIKTVAARAGVGRTTVSRVVNGSDLVSADARSRVLAAIKELNYVPNSVARGLVTNRTNAVALVIPESESRLGSEPFFAALIRGVSGALAESRTQLQLMLVRDQAERDQLTESVAARRVDGVLLVSVHAHDRLPGMLEEMGLPTVLAGRRDAGERLSYVDSDNAGGAAEAVRHLLGGGRTRIATITGPLDMDVGRSRLAGWRDAHREAGVPASEFLAETGDFTEEGGTRAMRSLLERAPDLDAVFAASDLMAVGALAELRRQKRRVPGDVAVVGFEDSVLARHTNPPLTTVRQPVEELGRTMARILTDITQHGAPRQQLTLPTELVVREST, from the coding sequence ATGGCCGGGAATCGCCGTCCCACGATCAAAACCGTCGCCGCCCGTGCCGGCGTGGGCCGGACCACGGTGTCCCGCGTCGTCAACGGCTCGGATCTGGTCAGTGCCGACGCGCGGTCCAGGGTCCTGGCAGCGATCAAGGAACTGAACTACGTTCCCAACTCGGTCGCCCGCGGCCTGGTCACCAACCGGACCAATGCCGTGGCACTGGTGATCCCGGAATCGGAGAGCCGACTCGGTTCGGAACCGTTCTTCGCCGCGCTGATCCGGGGCGTCAGCGGCGCCCTCGCCGAGAGCCGTACCCAGCTGCAGCTCATGCTGGTCCGCGACCAGGCCGAGCGGGACCAGCTGACCGAATCGGTGGCGGCGCGCCGCGTGGACGGTGTCCTCCTGGTCTCGGTCCACGCCCACGACCGGCTGCCGGGCATGCTGGAGGAGATGGGGCTGCCCACCGTGCTGGCCGGCCGCCGCGACGCGGGCGAGCGGCTGAGCTACGTCGACTCCGACAACGCGGGAGGCGCCGCCGAAGCGGTCCGGCACCTGCTGGGCGGAGGCAGGACCAGGATCGCCACGATCACCGGGCCCCTGGACATGGACGTCGGCCGCAGCCGGCTCGCCGGCTGGCGTGACGCCCACCGGGAGGCAGGAGTGCCCGCAAGCGAATTCCTGGCCGAGACGGGTGACTTCACCGAGGAGGGCGGCACCCGCGCGATGCGTTCGCTTCTTGAACGTGCCCCGGACCTGGACGCCGTGTTCGCCGCCTCCGACCTGATGGCGGTCGGCGCGCTGGCCGAACTGCGCCGCCAGAAGCGGCGGGTGCCGGGTGATGTCGCCGTCGTGGGGTTCGAGGACTCCGTCCTCGCCCGCCACACGAACCCGCCCCTGACGACGGTGCGTCAGCCGGTGGAGGAGCTGGGCCGCACGATGGCCCGTATCCTCACCGACATCACCCAGCACGGCGCGCCCCGCCAGCAGTTGACGCTGCCGACGGAACTGGTGGTGCGCGAGTCGACCTGA
- a CDS encoding transposase — translation MARGDLSDAEWESVEPFSPVGERGPVPDPRWQFNAVMWRLRAKSPWRDVPEDTANSETTQGRQDPAPEPRPSLKDMLGWGDTNGADALCRVTTDPDPDRRPVAVWARQGGGRRLYECGMVEFLLRLLQGDFDKCPISTATLWGAGAARLLNFRDEERFLDEGVDAWTGMSIDPSLGAVKVTPRDVNAWGLMTGCARLR, via the coding sequence GTGGCGCGTGGTGATCTCTCGGATGCCGAGTGGGAGTCGGTCGAGCCGTTCTCGCCGGTGGGTGAGCGCGGTCCGGTCCCTGACCCGCGGTGGCAGTTCAACGCCGTGATGTGGCGGCTCAGGGCCAAAAGCCCGTGGCGGGACGTGCCGGAGGACACCGCGAACTCCGAAACCACGCAGGGCCGGCAGGATCCAGCTCCCGAGCCCCGGCCGTCCCTGAAGGACATGCTCGGATGGGGAGATACGAACGGTGCTGACGCGCTGTGCCGGGTGACGACGGACCCCGACCCCGACCGCCGGCCGGTGGCGGTGTGGGCACGCCAAGGCGGAGGACGGAGACTGTACGAGTGCGGGATGGTGGAATTCCTCCTGCGTCTTCTCCAGGGCGACTTCGACAAGTGTCCGATCAGTACGGCCACCCTTTGGGGCGCCGGCGCGGCTCGACTTCTGAACTTCAGGGACGAGGAACGGTTCCTCGACGAGGGCGTGGACGCGTGGACGGGGATGTCCATCGACCCGTCTCTCGGGGCTGTGAAAGTCACCCCACGAGACGTGAACGCCTGGGGCCTGATGACAGGTTGTGCTCGGCTCCGGTGA
- a CDS encoding chloramphenicol phosphotransferase CPT family protein, with amino-acid sequence MAAGRIIFLNGTSSSGKSSIARELLGILDDGVFSHLAVDGFNAMRTKRPLAPEDLDTALRRTRMGFHRSIAAMAEVGNDVVVDHVLSEPWRPADCLAVLRPEDVLFVGVHCSPDELVRREKARGDRPQGLAALQYELVHQHGDYDVECDTSTASPRECAELIKDFLPVRPTPTAFTRLRARRPADSGQMS; translated from the coding sequence ATGGCAGCCGGTCGGATCATCTTCCTCAACGGCACGTCCAGTTCAGGGAAGTCGAGCATCGCCCGTGAACTGCTCGGCATCCTGGACGACGGTGTCTTCTCCCACCTGGCGGTGGACGGCTTCAACGCGATGCGTACGAAGCGGCCCCTCGCACCGGAGGACCTCGACACCGCTCTGCGCCGGACGAGAATGGGCTTCCACCGCTCGATCGCGGCCATGGCCGAGGTGGGCAACGATGTCGTCGTCGACCATGTCCTCAGTGAGCCCTGGCGGCCGGCCGACTGCCTGGCCGTACTGCGCCCCGAGGACGTGCTGTTCGTCGGCGTCCACTGCTCACCGGACGAACTGGTTCGCCGCGAGAAGGCCCGTGGCGACCGGCCCCAGGGCCTCGCCGCGCTCCAGTACGAGCTGGTCCATCAGCACGGTGACTACGACGTCGAATGCGACACCAGTACGGCGAGCCCGCGCGAGTGCGCCGAACTGATCAAGGATTTCCTTCCGGTCCGGCCGACGCCGACCGCCTTCACCCGCCTCCGCGCCCGCCGTCCGGCGGACAGCGGTCAGATGAGCTGA
- a CDS encoding ATP-binding cassette domain-containing protein, translated as MIEVCGLTKRYGEVLAVDDLSFTVRPGEMTGFFGPNGAGKSTTMRMKDNGRMDRMGWLKWEYYRSWSVSRSESWVQSRSLRTSRTVLGVLVARVRSASGGTDRVRGPGRRGRAPSRPGDSGPAWTVRCPHPSLWWVRGGAVRRRRG; from the coding sequence GTGATTGAGGTGTGTGGTCTCACCAAACGCTACGGAGAAGTCCTGGCCGTCGACGACCTGAGCTTCACCGTGCGCCCCGGAGAGATGACGGGCTTCTTCGGGCCGAACGGGGCCGGGAAGTCCACCACCATGCGGATGAAGGACAACGGCCGCATGGACCGGATGGGCTGGCTGAAGTGGGAGTACTACCGTTCCTGGTCAGTGAGCAGGAGTGAGTCCTGGGTCCAATCCCGCTCACTGCGGACATCCCGAACGGTTTTGGGTGTCCTGGTCGCCCGCGTTCGCTCCGCGTCCGGCGGCACGGATCGTGTCCGTGGTCCGGGAAGGCGGGGGCGGGCTCCCTCACGCCCAGGGGACTCCGGGCCGGCCTGGACGGTCCGATGCCCGCATCCATCGCTCTGGTGGGTGCGGGGCGGTGCCGTCCGACGCCGGAGGGGATAG
- a CDS encoding SDR family oxidoreductase, which translates to MDISGNTIFIPGSTSGIGLALALELQAKGNTVIVGGRRAELLAQIAAEHPGIDTVQIDTADPASIASAAKQVLAGHPGLNVLVTMAGVMKAEDWRDPASFLTSAETTVTTNVLGPIRLIAAFIEHLQARPDATIMTVSSGLAFTPLKYTPSYNASKAAIHMLSESIRLQLADTSVRIVELEPPSVRTALMPGHEDDEHAMPLDEFIAEAVALIEAEPDAKEIQVERVKFLRYGEARGDYDQVVETLNGPAPQGK; encoded by the coding sequence CGGCTCCACCAGCGGCATCGGTCTCGCCCTCGCCCTGGAGCTGCAGGCCAAGGGCAACACCGTCATCGTCGGTGGGCGGCGCGCCGAGCTGCTGGCGCAGATCGCCGCCGAACACCCCGGCATCGACACCGTGCAGATCGACACGGCGGACCCGGCGAGCATCGCCTCCGCCGCGAAGCAGGTGCTGGCCGGCCACCCCGGCCTCAACGTCCTCGTGACGATGGCCGGTGTCATGAAGGCCGAGGACTGGCGCGACCCGGCTTCCTTCCTCACCTCCGCCGAGACGACGGTGACGACGAACGTGCTCGGTCCGATCCGGCTCATCGCCGCGTTCATCGAGCATCTGCAGGCGCGGCCGGACGCCACGATCATGACCGTCTCCTCGGGCCTGGCGTTCACACCTCTCAAGTACACGCCGAGCTACAACGCGTCGAAGGCCGCGATCCACATGCTCAGCGAGTCCATCCGGCTGCAGCTCGCCGACACCTCGGTGCGGATCGTGGAACTCGAACCGCCGTCCGTCCGCACCGCGCTGATGCCCGGACACGAGGACGACGAACACGCCATGCCGCTGGACGAGTTCATCGCGGAGGCGGTCGCCCTGATCGAGGCGGAGCCCGACGCCAAGGAGATCCAGGTCGAGCGCGTGAAGTTCCTGCGCTACGGCGAGGCCCGCGGCGACTACGACCAGGTCGTCGAGACGCTCAACGGCCCCGCCCCGCAAGGGAAGTAA